From the genome of Chitinophagaceae bacterium, one region includes:
- a CDS encoding isochorismate synthase — protein sequence MKERELLSDIYTICANKNFSFILYSLPNESSCTLMIQSSKPHQTINPPEITDKKQFWLSPFLFPEEKMFVFEPEFEIYTNKLNTEFVEKIRNLSPLNVDKINAEVNINFADKKTYSEKVNNAKKLLANGGLDKVVLSRTNKFPFPKELNPVAFFNKFRDTYNEAFCYLLNTPETGTWCGASPEVLCKTENKEFSSMSLAGTLPFNSLTGWSKKEIEEQKFVTDYILKNILEHGFKDVLVSKTYDHVYGEIKHLRTDFTIKEFDTKKQLISILKALHPTPAVCGVPKEKAKAFIKKSEEYDRKFYTGFLGPVFPNGNCYIFVNLRCAAIKNGFIYPFAGGGLTKESDASAEWEETEWKMKTLLRFLGYN from the coding sequence TTGAAAGAAAGGGAGTTGCTAAGCGACATTTATACTATTTGTGCAAACAAAAACTTCAGCTTTATCTTATATAGCCTGCCCAATGAAAGTTCTTGCACTTTGATGATACAAAGCTCTAAGCCTCATCAAACTATAAACCCACCTGAAATTACCGATAAAAAACAGTTTTGGCTTTCACCTTTTTTGTTTCCGGAAGAAAAAATGTTTGTTTTTGAACCTGAGTTTGAAATTTACACGAATAAATTAAATACTGAGTTTGTTGAAAAAATAAGAAATCTTTCTCCATTAAATGTCGATAAAATTAATGCAGAAGTTAACATAAACTTTGCCGATAAAAAGACTTATTCCGAAAAAGTCAATAATGCTAAAAAATTATTGGCAAATGGGGGTTTGGATAAAGTGGTTTTATCGAGAACCAATAAATTCCCTTTTCCGAAGGAGCTAAATCCGGTTGCGTTTTTTAATAAATTCAGGGACACTTATAATGAGGCTTTTTGCTATCTTCTAAACACCCCTGAAACAGGAACTTGGTGTGGAGCAAGCCCGGAAGTCTTATGTAAAACCGAAAACAAAGAATTTAGCAGCATGTCTTTGGCAGGAACTCTTCCATTTAACAGCTTAACAGGCTGGTCAAAAAAAGAAATAGAAGAACAAAAATTTGTTACTGATTATATCTTAAAAAATATTCTGGAACATGGGTTTAAAGATGTGCTTGTTTCTAAAACTTATGATCATGTTTATGGCGAGATAAAGCATTTGCGAACAGACTTTACAATAAAAGAATTTGATACAAAAAAGCAATTGATTTCTATATTAAAGGCTCTTCACCCGACTCCCGCAGTCTGTGGTGTGCCAAAAGAAAAAGCAAAGGCATTCATTAAAAAAAGTGAAGAATACGACAGAAAGTTTTACACCGGTTTTCTGGGGCCTGTTTTTCCCAATGGCAATTGTTATATATTTGTGAACTTAAGATGTGCAGCAATAAAAAATGGTTTTATTTACCCCTTTGCAGGAGGCGGTTTAACAAAAGAATCTGATGCTTCTGCTGAATGGGAGGAAACAGAGTGGAAAATGAAAACACTATTGCGATTTTTAGGTTATAATTAA
- a CDS encoding CPBP family intramembrane metalloprotease, which translates to MFTYLCSTKKVCDLTRKNLFYLSLLTLFGFSIIGLLIIYYIQGIEIVDFFSKGESISKQLMIGLSTGLVTALLAILIIRLPSFQKSRLFFKNLFSRINPGFHHILFYSFCAGVGEEIFFRGAVQPFLGIWITSIIFVLLHGYISFKNLPLTLYGIFLILVSSSFGYLFDIYGIFACIAAHFLFDVILFLYIRK; encoded by the coding sequence TTGTTTACCTATCTTTGCTCAACAAAAAAAGTCTGCGATTTGACCCGGAAAAATTTATTTTATCTGTCATTACTGACGCTATTTGGATTTAGCATAATCGGGTTGCTGATTATTTACTACATTCAGGGGATAGAGATTGTTGACTTTTTTTCTAAAGGAGAAAGTATTAGCAAACAGCTGATGATTGGCTTGTCTACAGGGCTTGTCACTGCTTTACTGGCTATTTTGATTATTCGATTACCTTCATTTCAAAAAAGCAGATTATTTTTTAAAAATCTTTTTTCACGAATTAATCCCGGTTTTCATCACATCCTTTTTTATTCTTTTTGTGCCGGAGTGGGCGAGGAAATATTTTTCAGAGGTGCTGTGCAGCCCTTTTTAGGGATTTGGATTACTTCTATCATTTTCGTTTTATTACACGGTTATATATCTTTTAAAAATTTACCCCTTACTCTTTACGGTATATTTTTAATCCTTGTCAGCAGTTCTTTCGGCTATTTGTTTGACATTTATGGAATATTTGCCTGTATTGCAGCACACTTTCTATTTGATGTTATTTTGTTTTTATACATCAGAAAGTAA
- a CDS encoding PKD domain-containing protein — MKRILFFLLFFCFSYNNFAQTVYEWYQDSIVVFQLKTDAKYVIPSSNHSVDINSVGFVNRLKDKYGIYDFHHFFPDFTDDALRNTYQLKFTEIEKVDELIRDLENVPYIEYAEKKELHVTFLTPNDLGPNTATGTGMWHLWRIQAQEAWDLSTGSSNVVVAVTDDAIKIDHPDLASKMVPGNDATNQNSTNPMPCGGNNGNHGTHVAGTVGAATDNGIGVASIGWDISIMPVKIGRCSDGALTAGYEGIAWAANNGADIINMSWGGGGSSNFGLNIVNNAHNQGAILVAAAGNSNSTNLFYPAGYNNVIAVASTTTNDSRSNFSQYGNWIDISAPGSAIRSTWASNNAYNRIQGTSMASPNVAGLLGLMKSYAPTASNADLVQCLYSSADPVTSNVTQMGAGRINAFQALQCLSAFAFTTDVGITEIVDPSSTVCGNEFTPQIRLRNFGSDTVTSVPIVWEWNGVQNTFQWTGVLSTGQSELITLPTQTSTGGTFTFSAVSNLLGDQNPLNDTITKTFNVDPNGVDVDFTLITDCYGSEITWNIVDDQNNVVVSGGPYTNVAGGATYVKSFCLEVGCYTFTINDSYGDGMYGSQWQNCSVDGDYFATTAAGVPLFEMTAPNADFGNSTSHQFCVIDNTIENDAGISEVVSPSGSACSPVIEPQVRIRNYGSEPLTSAVINYNIGGANQTFSWSGNLTTGQSQVVSLPAITSATGLNTFLAYTSLPNGLTDDNPLNDSLETEVIIYDGGISLPFTEDFESNSFLTNLWTIDNPDNNITWDIVTVAGNNPGDKAARMNFYNYTQSSQRDGLISPLLDLTGYDSVTLDFEHAYRRFVVQGSQQPAPTDSIILYVSIDCGSSWQRIYEIGEDGTGTMATNTATSQPFTPAQVNHWCLEKVNIGGNLVGADCISLNLDAFIGNQVLIKFEGYNAGTQGNNLFIDNINITGVQTQTEPTPDFSVANPGICVGETVEFNDASTPSASSWFWEFPGGTPATSNAQNPVVTYSAPGEYDVILTATNVAGSNTTVFSDAISVESQPVFDIIALGPTNLCSSESVTLESTGNTDWQYTWLLNGSPIGTNSSTHDVFSAGDYTLEAINANGCENTSSNTITISYFNDPPASITPGGPHTVCPSDNLVLEAPQGTGLTYVWRRNGNPIPGATGQTFEPLQTGNYTVEVTESSNNCSKISSVVTVTINSSPTANIIPPSVNSICQGQTIVLNTAPQAGVTYQWQFNGADIPGATGSSFTVGTEGQYTVVVTNLNSSCSATSSAIEIIESGDPPNVQLQQFGTVSICQGDQVEIEAFSTDATQYQWQLNGINIIGETNSSITVTESGTYNIVASNGCGSTTSSTVDVEVNPLPVAEINILGESQTFCPGDTAFLASSVTGLQYQWYLNNNPISGATEPVLEATVGGQYRLLVVDNNSGCEKMSSITNIQFTNPPAPNIDVDENILTVDASGATQWYFEGDVIDGETGQQLIAEKSGEYTVVVTLENGCTVSSSVIVNIVSVEMLTDESVFNLFPNPIASGEILTIELENLNHNQIYLSIKNVLGQEMLRKKTDAQHLSRGIKMDFPAGTYYIKLHIDNDLRISPLIIY, encoded by the coding sequence ATGAAAAGGATTCTCTTTTTTCTTCTGTTCTTTTGCTTCAGCTATAATAATTTTGCGCAAACAGTTTACGAATGGTATCAGGATAGCATAGTCGTTTTTCAGTTAAAAACGGACGCTAAATATGTAATTCCTTCCTCGAACCATTCTGTTGATATAAATTCAGTGGGGTTTGTCAACCGGCTAAAAGATAAATACGGGATATATGATTTTCATCATTTTTTCCCGGATTTTACTGATGATGCTCTAAGAAATACCTATCAATTAAAATTTACTGAAATCGAAAAAGTTGACGAACTCATCAGGGATTTAGAAAATGTTCCATATATAGAATATGCAGAGAAAAAAGAGCTCCATGTCACCTTTTTAACTCCTAATGACTTAGGTCCGAACACAGCCACGGGAACCGGAATGTGGCACTTATGGAGAATTCAGGCACAGGAAGCCTGGGATTTAAGTACCGGCAGCTCCAATGTGGTAGTGGCTGTAACTGATGACGCTATAAAAATAGATCATCCTGACCTTGCCTCTAAAATGGTGCCGGGTAATGATGCAACTAATCAAAACAGTACCAACCCTATGCCTTGTGGAGGAAATAACGGAAACCACGGAACGCACGTAGCCGGAACTGTTGGAGCTGCAACGGATAATGGAATAGGAGTTGCTTCCATAGGCTGGGATATCAGTATAATGCCTGTAAAAATTGGTCGTTGTTCCGATGGAGCATTGACAGCAGGATATGAAGGAATTGCCTGGGCAGCTAATAATGGTGCCGACATCATAAATATGTCATGGGGCGGAGGAGGAAGTTCAAACTTTGGCTTAAACATAGTAAATAATGCCCACAATCAGGGAGCTATTTTAGTTGCCGCTGCAGGAAATAGCAATAGCACAAACTTATTTTATCCTGCAGGTTACAATAATGTAATTGCCGTAGCATCAACAACAACCAATGATTCCCGTTCCAATTTTTCCCAATATGGTAACTGGATAGACATTTCTGCTCCCGGCTCAGCCATCAGAAGCACATGGGCGTCCAATAACGCTTACAACAGAATTCAGGGGACTTCAATGGCCTCTCCAAATGTTGCCGGTTTATTAGGTTTAATGAAATCATATGCACCGACAGCAAGCAATGCAGATTTAGTGCAATGCCTTTACAGCTCTGCAGATCCGGTGACGTCAAATGTAACTCAAATGGGTGCCGGCAGAATTAATGCTTTTCAGGCTCTTCAATGCCTTTCAGCTTTTGCTTTCACAACAGATGTTGGGATAACCGAAATTGTTGATCCATCGTCTACAGTTTGTGGAAACGAGTTTACCCCACAAATCCGATTGAGAAATTTTGGAAGTGATACCGTTACAAGTGTTCCAATTGTTTGGGAATGGAACGGGGTTCAAAACACTTTTCAATGGACAGGCGTATTAAGCACCGGGCAGTCAGAACTAATCACCTTACCAACTCAAACATCTACAGGGGGAACTTTTACTTTTTCGGCTGTATCAAATTTATTAGGAGACCAAAACCCACTTAATGATACTATCACCAAAACTTTTAATGTTGACCCAAATGGTGTGGATGTCGACTTTACACTAATAACAGATTGTTACGGCTCAGAAATCACCTGGAATATTGTGGATGATCAAAATAATGTGGTCGTTTCCGGAGGACCATACACAAATGTCGCCGGTGGAGCTACCTATGTTAAGTCATTCTGCTTAGAGGTGGGCTGCTATACATTTACGATTAATGATTCTTATGGTGATGGCATGTATGGAAGTCAATGGCAAAACTGTAGTGTTGACGGAGACTATTTTGCTACGACGGCTGCCGGAGTTCCTCTTTTTGAAATGACTGCTCCAAATGCGGATTTCGGAAATTCAACTTCTCATCAATTTTGTGTTATTGACAATACTATTGAAAATGATGCGGGTATATCTGAAGTAGTTTCTCCTTCCGGTTCAGCTTGCTCTCCTGTTATTGAACCACAGGTTAGAATCAGAAATTACGGAAGTGAGCCTTTAACCTCTGCAGTAATAAATTATAATATCGGTGGGGCAAACCAAACATTTAGCTGGAGCGGCAACTTAACTACAGGACAAAGCCAGGTAGTCAGCTTACCCGCTATAACTTCGGCTACCGGTTTGAATACCTTTTTAGCTTATACAAGCCTGCCAAACGGACTCACGGACGATAATCCCTTAAACGACAGTCTGGAAACGGAAGTAATTATCTACGATGGGGGCATCAGCTTACCATTTACAGAAGATTTTGAAAGTAACTCCTTTTTAACAAACTTGTGGACTATTGATAATCCTGACAATAATATCACTTGGGATATAGTCACTGTAGCCGGAAATAACCCGGGAGATAAAGCTGCCCGGATGAATTTCTATAACTATACTCAATCTTCTCAAAGAGACGGACTAATATCTCCATTGCTTGATTTAACAGGATATGATTCCGTAACGCTTGATTTTGAACATGCTTACAGAAGGTTTGTGGTACAAGGTTCGCAACAACCTGCCCCTACTGATTCTATTATTCTTTATGTATCCATAGACTGTGGATCTTCCTGGCAGAGAATTTATGAAATAGGAGAAGACGGTACAGGAACAATGGCGACAAATACAGCAACCAGTCAACCATTTACTCCTGCTCAAGTAAATCACTGGTGTTTGGAAAAAGTAAATATAGGTGGAAACTTAGTTGGAGCTGACTGTATTTCACTAAATCTTGATGCTTTTATTGGAAACCAGGTGCTGATTAAGTTTGAAGGTTATAATGCAGGTACACAGGGGAACAATTTGTTTATTGATAATATTAACATTACGGGAGTTCAAACTCAGACTGAGCCTACTCCTGATTTTTCCGTTGCAAATCCGGGTATTTGTGTTGGAGAAACAGTAGAATTTAATGATGCAAGCACCCCTTCTGCCAGTAGTTGGTTTTGGGAGTTTCCCGGTGGCACACCTGCTACCTCCAATGCTCAAAACCCTGTTGTAACTTATAGTGCACCCGGAGAGTATGACGTAATTCTTACGGCAACAAATGTCGCAGGTAGCAATACTACCGTTTTTTCAGATGCTATATCTGTTGAAAGTCAACCGGTTTTTGATATCATTGCACTTGGCCCTACTAATCTTTGTTCGAGTGAAAGCGTAACACTGGAGTCTACCGGAAATACAGATTGGCAATATACCTGGCTGTTAAATGGTTCACCGATTGGCACAAATAGCTCAACTCATGATGTTTTCAGTGCAGGTGATTACACTTTAGAGGCTATAAATGCAAATGGATGTGAAAATACCTCTTCAAATACAATTACAATTTCATACTTCAATGACCCTCCGGCAAGCATAACGCCCGGTGGACCACATACGGTTTGTCCTTCAGACAATTTAGTTCTGGAAGCTCCACAGGGAACAGGCTTAACTTATGTTTGGAGAAGGAATGGAAATCCGATTCCCGGAGCAACAGGACAAACATTTGAGCCCCTGCAGACAGGTAACTACACCGTTGAAGTAACGGAATCATCAAATAATTGCAGTAAAATTTCGTCAGTAGTAACCGTTACCATAAACTCATCACCAACAGCCAATATAATACCTCCATCTGTAAATTCAATTTGCCAGGGACAAACGATTGTTTTAAATACCGCACCACAAGCAGGTGTAACTTATCAGTGGCAATTTAACGGAGCAGATATACCGGGAGCTACGGGAAGTAGTTTTACCGTTGGAACAGAAGGGCAGTATACAGTTGTAGTTACGAACTTAAACAGCAGTTGCTCAGCTACATCTTCCGCAATTGAAATTATTGAAAGTGGAGATCCGCCTAATGTTCAATTACAGCAATTTGGAACTGTTTCCATTTGTCAGGGAGATCAGGTTGAGATTGAAGCTTTTTCTACTGATGCTACACAATACCAATGGCAGTTAAACGGAATAAATATCATCGGTGAAACAAATTCCAGCATCACAGTTACAGAATCCGGCACCTACAATATAGTAGCATCAAATGGCTGTGGTTCAACGACATCTTCAACAGTTGATGTAGAAGTAAACCCTCTTCCGGTTGCAGAAATCAATATTTTGGGAGAAAGCCAAACTTTTTGCCCGGGAGATACCGCTTTTTTAGCTTCTTCTGTAACAGGCCTGCAATATCAGTGGTACCTTAACAACAACCCAATTAGCGGCGCAACAGAACCTGTCTTAGAAGCAACAGTCGGTGGGCAATATCGGCTATTGGTAGTTGATAATAACAGTGGTTGTGAAAAAATGTCATCCATAACGAATATTCAGTTTACTAATCCTCCGGCTCCAAATATTGATGTTGATGAAAATATTCTGACAGTAGACGCTTCAGGGGCAACTCAATGGTATTTTGAAGGAGATGTAATTGACGGGGAAACCGGGCAGCAACTGATTGCTGAGAAAAGTGGTGAGTATACCGTTGTTGTAACTCTTGAAAATGGGTGTACGGTATCTTCTTCCGTTATCGTAAACATTGTGTCTGTTGAAATGCTTACAGATGAATCGGTCTTTAATTTATTTCCAAATCCAATAGCTTCCGGAGAAATTTTAACCATTGAGCTGGAAAATTTAAATCACAATCAGATTTATCTTAGCATCAAAAATGTTTTAGGTCAGGAAATGCTTCGTAAAAAAACAGATGCTCAACATTTAAGCAGAGGCATTAAAATGGATTTCCCTGCCGGCACCTATTACATTAAGCTTCATATTGATAATGATTTAAGAATTAGCCCGCTGATAATTTATTAA
- a CDS encoding PaaI family thioesterase: MEHLGIEYTIAEEGYLEATMPVDKRTHQPMGLLHGGASAALAESLGSAGSTMLVNLEEYEIRGVELNINHLRGVREGRVTGKATIVHQGRTTHIWDIKIEDDEQNLVAVSRLTIIVLPRRK; encoded by the coding sequence ATGGAACACCTGGGAATAGAATATACTATTGCCGAAGAAGGTTATCTTGAAGCGACCATGCCGGTTGATAAAAGAACCCACCAACCAATGGGCTTACTTCATGGAGGTGCTTCAGCAGCTTTGGCAGAATCTTTGGGAAGTGCCGGTTCAACAATGCTGGTAAACCTTGAAGAGTACGAAATCAGAGGAGTCGAACTGAATATTAATCACCTCAGAGGCGTTCGGGAAGGTAGAGTTACAGGCAAGGCTACCATCGTCCATCAGGGCAGAACAACCCATATTTGGGATATAAAAATTGAAGACGATGAGCAAAATTTAGTTGCTGTAAGCCGTTTGACAATAATTGTTTTACCCAGAAGAAAGTAA
- a CDS encoding amidohydrolase yields MKLNQSLFFKKVFKSLNVFFVIVFLLASKLTLAQTTFPVNGPFDERPEVFALTNAVITIAPGQVIENGTIVVKKGIIESVGQNVRIPENAVVYDIQGAHIYPSFIDLYTSYGIKEVSGERRSRRDGPQFLSDKKGAYGWNEAIKPEIRAHQIFHRDNDKAESFRNQGFGAVLSHQEDGIARGTGVFVSLANKPDNEVILEDMASAHYSFDKGSSTQDYPGSLMGAIALIRQTYLDAEWYKNGGNEKEYNISLDNWNKIQRLPQFFEITDWLSLLRAQRIADEFNKNYIYVGSGDEYQRLEAIKNTGRPLVIPLKFPDAFDVSDPFDALNVSLADMMHWEMAPSNAAYLEKHNIDFAISSHGLENINQFRKSLEKAIKHGLSKEAAMKALTTKPAEILGLEDKIGTLEKGKIANFLVTSGDIFDASTSIYQNWIQGVSHKVTDYDFIDIRGTYELTLNDMRTFNLIIGGQAHKIDVKLQQDTIEKKIHFERKHFLISMMFEDPSATVEG; encoded by the coding sequence ATGAAGCTTAACCAATCATTGTTTTTTAAGAAGGTTTTTAAATCGCTCAATGTATTTTTTGTAATAGTTTTTCTTTTAGCCTCAAAACTAACTTTAGCCCAAACCACCTTTCCGGTTAATGGTCCTTTTGATGAAAGGCCGGAAGTTTTTGCTTTAACAAATGCTGTTATAACAATCGCTCCCGGACAAGTTATTGAAAACGGCACCATAGTAGTCAAAAAAGGAATTATAGAAAGTGTTGGGCAAAATGTGCGGATACCTGAAAATGCAGTAGTTTATGATATACAGGGCGCTCATATTTATCCTTCATTTATTGATCTGTATACTTCTTACGGCATAAAGGAAGTAAGTGGTGAAAGAAGGAGCAGAAGAGACGGACCCCAATTTTTGTCGGATAAAAAAGGTGCTTATGGTTGGAACGAGGCTATAAAACCGGAGATACGGGCGCACCAAATTTTTCATCGTGATAACGATAAGGCAGAATCTTTCAGAAATCAGGGATTTGGAGCTGTTCTTTCACATCAGGAAGATGGAATTGCAAGAGGAACCGGCGTTTTTGTGAGTCTGGCAAACAAGCCGGATAATGAAGTAATCTTAGAAGATATGGCTTCTGCACATTATTCTTTTGACAAAGGCTCTTCAACTCAGGATTATCCGGGAAGTTTAATGGGAGCAATTGCCCTCATCAGACAAACATATCTGGATGCTGAATGGTATAAAAACGGTGGAAATGAAAAAGAATATAATATTTCATTAGATAATTGGAACAAAATTCAGAGACTACCACAGTTTTTTGAAATAACTGACTGGCTAAGCTTATTAAGAGCTCAAAGAATTGCAGATGAGTTTAATAAAAACTATATCTATGTGGGATCCGGAGATGAATATCAGCGTTTAGAAGCAATCAAAAATACAGGCCGACCATTGGTTATTCCTCTCAAGTTTCCTGACGCTTTTGATGTAAGCGACCCCTTTGATGCTTTAAACGTCAGCCTTGCTGATATGATGCATTGGGAAATGGCTCCTTCAAATGCCGCTTATCTCGAAAAGCATAATATAGATTTTGCAATTAGCAGCCACGGACTGGAAAACATCAATCAGTTTAGAAAAAGCTTGGAAAAAGCTATAAAACACGGTCTTTCAAAAGAAGCGGCAATGAAGGCATTAACCACTAAGCCGGCTGAAATACTTGGTTTAGAAGATAAAATAGGGACTTTAGAAAAAGGAAAAATTGCTAATTTCTTAGTTACCTCCGGAGATATATTTGATGCTTCTACAAGTATCTATCAAAACTGGATACAAGGCGTTTCTCATAAAGTGACTGATTATGATTTCATAGATATAAGAGGTACTTATGAACTCACTTTAAACGACATGAGAACTTTTAATCTGATTATTGGTGGACAAGCTCACAAAATAGATGTAAAACTTCAGCAAGACACCATAGAAAAAAAGATACACTTCGAAAGAAAGCACTTTTTGATAAGCATGATGTTTGAAGACCCAAGCGCAACAGTTGAAGG
- the menD gene encoding 2-succinyl-5-enolpyruvyl-6-hydroxy-3-cyclohexene-1-carboxylic-acid synthase, with translation MSFFSDKESVYQFAELFIQKGLKHIVVSPGSRNAPLALTLASYKSIQADVMVDERSAAFYALGLAQQTKKAVAVICTSGSAVMNYMPAVVEAHYQKIPLIIVSADRPEEWIDQNDGQTIRQKNVFGDFVNKSVHIPQQIIDDNGRWYSGRLINEALNAAYYPQAGPVHINFPFSEPLYGKLPKEQFKKVKQIKHLLPIADLAENQWKELKNDWEQSGSTLILCGMNHPNPIINKSLNKLGKLSQVSLLSESTSNLFGEAFNPCIDNLLFNTDEIEEAEKMQPELLITFGGQIVSKKIKAFLRKHKAFQHWHIGTENNIQDTYQSLTHHLQISPEVFFSKVENWPEVKTTYKSIWKEKHKLSEERHKKFLADCPYSDLKVFESILQAIPDKSNVQIGNSTPIRYQQLFAIDKQLYTYANRGTSGIDGTVSTAVGAAIAVPEKQTVLITGELAFFYDSNGLWLENFPVNLKIIIINNGGGGIFRIIEGPEKNELTQRFLESQHKLTAKGIAQTFGISYTECKKAEKLDSQLKDFFHSKKASILEVFTPTELNDKVLKAYIHFLRFGVKA, from the coding sequence ATGTCATTTTTTTCTGACAAAGAATCCGTTTACCAGTTTGCGGAACTATTCATACAAAAGGGTTTAAAACACATAGTTGTTTCTCCCGGATCACGAAATGCTCCTTTGGCTCTTACTTTAGCCTCATACAAAAGCATACAGGCAGATGTAATGGTAGATGAGCGAAGTGCTGCTTTTTATGCACTTGGTTTGGCGCAGCAAACAAAAAAAGCGGTAGCTGTTATTTGCACTTCCGGTTCAGCCGTTATGAACTATATGCCGGCAGTTGTAGAGGCCCACTATCAAAAAATACCCTTGATAATTGTATCCGCCGACAGACCGGAGGAATGGATTGACCAAAATGACGGTCAAACAATACGTCAGAAAAACGTTTTCGGAGATTTTGTGAATAAAAGTGTTCACATACCACAGCAAATTATTGATGACAATGGTCGTTGGTATTCCGGCAGATTAATCAATGAAGCTTTGAATGCCGCTTATTACCCTCAAGCAGGGCCTGTCCACATAAATTTTCCCTTTTCAGAACCCCTATATGGTAAATTACCCAAAGAGCAATTTAAAAAGGTCAAACAAATAAAACACCTTCTGCCCATAGCTGATTTAGCTGAAAATCAATGGAAAGAACTGAAAAACGATTGGGAACAATCCGGCTCCACCCTTATTTTGTGCGGAATGAATCACCCGAACCCAATAATAAATAAGTCTCTGAATAAACTCGGGAAGCTCTCTCAGGTTAGCCTTTTGTCTGAATCTACCTCTAATCTTTTTGGAGAAGCATTCAATCCTTGTATTGACAATCTTCTTTTTAATACGGATGAAATTGAAGAAGCTGAAAAAATGCAGCCTGAGCTTTTAATAACTTTCGGCGGGCAAATCGTTTCAAAGAAGATAAAGGCTTTTTTAAGAAAACATAAAGCTTTCCAGCACTGGCATATAGGCACCGAAAACAACATTCAGGACACTTATCAATCTTTGACTCATCACTTGCAAATCAGCCCGGAAGTGTTTTTCTCAAAAGTTGAAAACTGGCCGGAAGTAAAAACAACTTATAAATCGATTTGGAAGGAAAAGCATAAACTTTCTGAAGAAAGACATAAGAAGTTCTTAGCCGATTGCCCATACAGTGACCTTAAGGTGTTTGAATCAATTTTACAGGCTATTCCGGATAAATCAAATGTCCAAATAGGAAATAGCACCCCTATTCGTTATCAACAACTTTTTGCTATCGATAAACAATTATATACCTATGCAAACAGAGGCACCAGCGGCATAGATGGAACAGTGTCTACTGCTGTGGGGGCTGCCATAGCTGTACCTGAAAAGCAAACTGTTTTAATTACCGGAGAGTTGGCGTTTTTTTATGACAGCAATGGTTTGTGGCTGGAAAACTTTCCAGTAAACCTAAAAATAATTATTATAAATAACGGGGGTGGCGGAATCTTCAGAATAATTGAAGGACCTGAAAAAAACGAGCTCACACAACGGTTTTTAGAAAGCCAACATAAGCTAACAGCAAAAGGCATTGCCCAAACTTTTGGAATTTCATATACTGAGTGCAAAAAAGCGGAGAAACTGGATTCGCAATTAAAAGATTTTTTTCACTCTAAAAAAGCCTCAATATTGGAAGTCTTTACACCTACTGAATTGAACGACAAAGTATTAAAAGCATATATCCATTTTCTTCGTTTCGGAGTAAAAGCCTAA
- a CDS encoding RNA-binding S4 domain-containing protein, with product MSKSSAKEKITFSLKTEFIQLNQLLKATNVCMSGGEAGELIASGSVFLNKKNEKRKRAKLFPGDVVNVGDFEILIKEKIN from the coding sequence ATGTCAAAAAGCAGTGCTAAGGAAAAAATCACTTTTAGCTTAAAAACAGAATTTATACAACTAAATCAACTGTTGAAAGCTACCAATGTCTGCATGTCCGGTGGTGAAGCCGGTGAGCTCATAGCTTCCGGTAGTGTTTTTTTAAACAAAAAAAATGAAAAACGGAAAAGGGCAAAACTATTTCCCGGGGATGTCGTTAATGTGGGAGATTTTGAAATCCTTATCAAAGAAAAAATAAATTGA
- a CDS encoding isopentenyl-diphosphate Delta-isomerase: MSKDEYVVLVNKNDREVGIMEKMEAHEKGLLHRAFSVLVFNKKGEWLLQKRADDKYHSPAKWTNTCCSHPRPEEKVEDAAARRLQEEMGFNTPLKHKFSFIYKAEFENNLIEHEFDHVFIGYYDKNPELNTQEASSYCWKKTKDISTEIQSNPENFTPWFKIIFERFLTENSVLKS, encoded by the coding sequence ATGTCAAAGGATGAGTATGTAGTTTTAGTTAACAAAAACGACCGGGAAGTTGGAATTATGGAAAAGATGGAGGCTCATGAAAAGGGGTTATTACATCGTGCCTTTTCCGTTCTGGTATTTAATAAAAAAGGAGAATGGCTCTTACAAAAAAGAGCGGATGATAAATATCATTCCCCTGCTAAATGGACAAACACCTGTTGCAGCCACCCCAGGCCGGAGGAAAAAGTAGAAGATGCCGCTGCAAGAAGACTTCAGGAAGAAATGGGATTTAACACACCCTTAAAACACAAGTTTAGCTTCATATATAAAGCTGAGTTTGAAAACAATCTTATCGAACATGAATTTGATCATGTTTTTATTGGATACTATGATAAAAATCCGGAATTAAACACACAGGAAGCCTCCTCATACTGTTGGAAAAAAACCAAAGATATTTCTACAGAAATTCAATCTAATCCCGAAAACTTTACTCCCTGGTTCAAAATAATTTTTGAACGATTTTTAACAGAAAATTCCGTTTTGAAAAGTTGA